From Pseudomonas sp. stari2, a single genomic window includes:
- a CDS encoding amidotransferase — MSLRICILETDILRPELVDQYQGYGQMFQRLFSQQPIAAEFTVYNVMQGDYPSDDLTFDAYLVTGSKADSFGTDPWIQTLKQYLLTRYERGDKLLGVCFGHQLLALLLGGKSERAIQGWGVGTHNYKLAAKAPWMSPVREELTLLISHQDQVTALPENATVIASSDFCPFAAYHINDQVLCFQGHPEFIHDYSRALLDLRQEALGEQIYSKGVASLENDHHGTTVAEWMMRFVAHKPDAA, encoded by the coding sequence ATGTCGCTACGCATCTGCATTCTGGAAACCGACATCCTGCGTCCGGAACTGGTCGATCAATATCAGGGTTACGGGCAGATGTTCCAGCGCCTGTTCTCGCAACAACCGATCGCCGCCGAATTCACGGTGTACAACGTGATGCAGGGCGACTATCCGAGTGATGACCTGACGTTCGATGCGTATCTGGTCACGGGCAGCAAAGCCGACTCGTTCGGTACCGACCCGTGGATCCAGACCCTCAAGCAGTACCTGCTGACCCGTTATGAGCGTGGCGACAAACTGCTCGGTGTGTGCTTTGGCCATCAACTGCTGGCGCTGCTGCTGGGCGGCAAGAGCGAGCGCGCGATCCAGGGTTGGGGCGTCGGTACCCACAACTACAAACTCGCGGCCAAGGCGCCGTGGATGAGCCCGGTGCGTGAAGAGCTGACCCTGTTGATCAGTCACCAGGATCAGGTCACGGCGCTGCCGGAGAACGCCACGGTGATTGCTTCCAGCGATTTCTGCCCGTTCGCCGCGTATCACATCAACGATCAGGTGCTTTGCTTCCAGGGGCATCCGGAATTCATTCACGATTACTCGCGGGCGCTGCTGGATTTGCGTCAGGAAGCGTTGGGCGAACAGATCTACAGCAAGGGCGTGGCCAGCCTTGAGAACGATCACCACGGCACCACGGTGGCGGAATGGATGATGCGTTTCGTGGCGCACAAGCCAGACGCGGCTTGA